The following coding sequences lie in one Panicum virgatum strain AP13 chromosome 6N, P.virgatum_v5, whole genome shotgun sequence genomic window:
- the LOC120678086 gene encoding DNA polymerase zeta processivity subunit-like yields the protein MDRKNRTPQGQIAQVVVEFLEVAVSCIVFLKGFYPPRAFERRRYMNVVVQKAVHPELASYIHSTTTGLLPFIQKGLVERVVVIFYDKEHVPIEKFVFKLAVNQSYGSKLEEEDLEFALRAFLIKLTVAEPVTKSLPSDGSWEVTAYFRSLPGDGDREAQLWIPTDTKLWMQPAQITPIKSVSCDPLKMQLYLEHPGPTEPKNLAG from the exons ATGGATCGGAAGAATCGAACTCCTCAAG GTCAAATAGCACAAGTGGTCGTGGAATTTCTTGAGGTAGCTGTCAGCTGCATTGTCTTCCTCAAAGGCTTCTATCCTCCTC GTGCCTTTGAGAGGAGAAGGTACATGAATGTAGTGGTCCAGAAAGCAGTGCATCCGGAACTTGCTAGCTATATTCACTCCACGACTACTGGCCTTCTCCCTTTCATACAGAAG GGATTGGTTGAGAGGGTTGTAGTCATCTTCTATGACAAGGAGCATGTACCAATCGAGAAGTTTGTCTTCAAGCTTGCAGTAAACCAATCGTATGGTTCCAAGTTAGAGGAGGAAGACCTGGAATTTGCGCTGCGAGCTTTCTTGATCAAACTGACAGTTGCTGAACCtgtcaccaagtctcttccatcAG ATGGCAGCTGGGAGGTCACTGCCTACTTCCGATCCCTCCCCGGCGATGGCGACCGAGAAGCTCAGCTGTGGATCCCCACGGACACCAAGCTGTGGATGCAGCCTGCCCAGATCACCCCCATCAAGTCGGTGAGCTGTGACCCTCTGAAGATGCAGCTTTACCTGGAACACCCTGGCCCCACGGAACCAAAGAACCTTGCCGGCTAG